The window TTCTGTATTAGAAAACCAAGAGCCCCAAATAAGAAATCTTGAAAATGAGATTGAGAGTTTAGAAAAAGAAATAAAAGTGCTTTCAGATGATTTGTTTAAAAATAGCAATTCAATTCAGGGAGTGCAAAGAGAAACCATTCTTGACCAATGGCTGTCTTTAAAAATATCTTATGAAGAACAAAAGCAGGCACTTGAAGTGATGAAAACCCGAAAATCCTACCTGCTCGATAAAATTGATGAATTTGCACCTTTAGGGGCTGAATTGAAAAAACTGGAAAGGGAGGTTAGTGTCAATGAAGACCAATACCTTTCAATCTTACATGGGCTCAATATGGCGTACCTTCAGAAATACGACCTGGAAATGGCTTCGACCCAGAAACTAATTGATGAACCTTATTACCCCAAGACAGCATTGGCCTCTAAAAGAATGCTAATGGTAATTGGTGGCATGCTGGGTACGGGTGGACTTGTGCTTACAGTAGTGCTACTTTCTTTTTTCTTAGATTCTTCTATAAAATCAGGCAAAAATGCTACCAAATTAACCACGCTTCCTGTTGCAGGAGGTTGGTTAAATGAAGATGCTATCTCCAAAAGCATTTATTTGGATGAATTGCATAACAACCAAATCAAATTATTTTATAATAATTTGAGCATGCATTTTCCTGAGAATGGCCAAAAAATCATACTCTTTTATAGCCATCAAAAAGGAGAAGGGAAAACTTTTTTAATTGACCATCTGGTCAAAGAACTTACAAGACAAAATAGGAGCACTATATTTTGTGGAAATGAAGCTGACGCAAAAAAGGTAGTTTGTGAAAGCTTAGTAATTGATGAACAGACCATTTCCAATCCTAAAAAAGAATCGTATTTCTGGGAAGAAACCCTAACCAAATTGCCCCATGAATTTGTATTATGGGAGTTGCCAAACATTAAAGAGAAACCCTTCAACTATTCCTTAATTAACAAATCAAATGTATTGGTGTTGGTGACTGATGCAGGTAGATCTTGGACATCCTCCGATGCATTTATTAATAATGGAATTACAGAAATGGTAAAAACCTCTCATTTGGTATGGTTAAATAAAATGCAAGCGGATGAACTAGAAGACATTAATGGTGAAATACCAAAGAAAAGATCTTCAATTAGAACAAAATTTAAGCAGTTACTATCCTAAAGGGTACTTCTAACTACTATGCAAATCACCAAAGCAAATATCTCAAATAAAGTTTTTGCCCTGCTATTGGCCGGGCTTTTGAGTTTGTTTGTGGTTAAAACCGGGGTGATGGGTATTGGTTTAATGCTTGTCTTTCCTTTTGTATTGGCAGGTGGGATTTTTATGATGAGTCACCCTAACAAGTCACTAGCCGCAGGATTAATTTTTGCTTTTTTATCCATAGGTGCCATAAGATATGTCCCCAATTTACCTTTAGGGCTAACTGTGGATTTTGCATTGGCCATGTTAATTGTCAGTGCTCTTTTTCACAATAAAGTCGAGACCGATTTTTCAAAATTACACAATAGCCTCATTTTAGTTACACTAATTTGGATGGGGTATAATGTGGCAGAAATCTTTAATCCTGAAGCGAGAAGTGTTACGGCTTGGTTTTATGCGGTAAGAGGCACCGCTTTGTATATGTTCCTCACAGTTCCTCTTACACTATTGTATGCCAATAAACCCTCTGATTTAAATCGCCTATTTATAATTGTTTTTGCTTTAAGCATACTGGCTTCATTTTGGGGTTTGAGACAATTTTATATTGGCCTTGATTATGCTGAAAACAGATGGCTAGATGCGGGCTCCCGGTCAACTCATGTCCTTTTTGGCAATTTAAGGGTATTTAGCTTTTTTTCAGATGCTGGGCAATTTGGAGCAGGAATAGCTCATTCAGGGGTAATGGCTATGGTATTGGCACTGGGGCCTTTTTCATTAAAGAAAAGAATTTTATTTGCTGTGATGGCGCTTTTATTTTTTTACTTGATGATAATGAGTGGCACCAGAGGAGCTTTAATGGTTCCTGTTGCAGGCTCTTTAGCTTATTTATTTGCTTCAAAAAACTATAGGCTTATGCTTGCCGGGTTGATTGCCCTTGGCCTAGCTTTTTCATTTCTAAAATTCACTACCATAGCCAATAACAATTACCAAGTCCGTAGAATGAGGTCTGCATTAGATCCATCAGACCCATCATTAAATGTTAGGTACTTAAACCAACGGAAATTTTCAGAATACTTAAAAACCAGACCCTTTGGGGGAGGTATTGGCACTTCGGGCTCATGGGGCCAAAGATTTAGCCCAGGCACATTTTTAGCGGAAACACCTAATGACAGTTGGTTTGTAAAAATATGGGCAGAGATGGGTATAGTAGGTTTATACCTACACATAGGCATTTTGGCTTTTATAGCCGGAATGGGGCTGCTAAAAATATGGAAAGTCAAGGATCCTAGATTACGGCAAAAACTATTGGCTTTATTCGGAGGCTATGTCGGTATAGCTGCAGCGTCTTATGGCAACCCACTGTTGGGGCAAATGCCTACAGGAATCATTCTTTATATGTCATGGGCTTATTTTTTTCTAGCTGAAGACATGGATAAAAGTTTAAATAAACAATCAGAAAATGAATAAACCACTGATCTCTGTCATCACCATCAACTACAACGGCCTGGTTCATACCATGGGTTTTTTAGAATCATTTCAAAAGGTAAGCTATCCGAATGTAGAAATTATAGTGGTAGACAATGCTTCCAAAGAATCTCCGGATAGTATCCTCGATAAATATCCTGAAACCATCCTTATAAAAAGCCCGGTTAATGAGGGGTTCGCAGGTGGAAATAATAGAGGTATGGAAGTTGCTAAAGGTGATTTTTTCTTTCTGATTAACAATGATACTGAAGTTGCTCCTGACTTGCTTGAGACCCTATTGGAACGGACCGAAATAGTTGAAAATGTAGGTTTGGTTTGTCCTAAGATACTCTACCATGAAGAACCTGACATTATACAATATGCAGGTTTTTCAGCCATAAATCCCATTACCGGAAGAGGTAGAGGTAAAGGTTATTTGGAAAAGGATGAAGGTCAATACCAAGTAGCTGAAATCACTCAATTGGCACATGGTGCTGCCATGTTTATTCCCAGAAAGGTTGTCAAGGAAATAGGACTTATGGCAGAGCTATACTTTTTATATTATGAAGAAATGGATTACTGTGAACGCATCAAACAAGCAGGTTATGATATATGGTACGAACCTAAGAGCTATATTCTTCACAAAGAGTCTATGAGTGTAGGAAAAAACTCTCTGCTCAAAACTTATTATATGAGTAGAAACAGGTGGTTATACCTTAGAAGAAATGTAGCTTATCCTTTGTTTTTCTTTACAGCCGGGTATTATATGCTCATAGCCCTTCCAAAAAATCTATTGGTTCATGCCTTTAAGTTTGAATGGGGCCATTTTGGAAAGTATTTTAAAGGCTTTGTTGACGGGCTTTTTCTGAAAGACATCAAGGAAAACCCCACTTTAAACAACTAAACAAAACGGACAATGAGGATAGGTATAGAAGCACAACGCATTTTTAGAGAAAAAAAGCATGGCATGGACATGGTGGCCCTTGCCCTAATCAAAAACTTGCAACAGCTAGACACCGAAAATGAATATTTCATCTTTGTAAATGATACAGAAGACCCTTCTGCAATAAAAGAAACAAAAAACTTTAAAATTGTCCCCCTTACCCCTGCACCTTACCCAATTTGGGAACAAAAACACTTAGCTAAAGCGGTAAAAACTTATCAATTAGATCTTCTTCACTGCACCAGTAATACGGCTCCTGTTGCATGTTCCGTTCCGCTTTTAATAACTCTCCACGACATTATCTATTTGGAAAAAATCAACCTAAAAGAAGGTACCTGGTACCAAAGACTTGGAAACATCTACAGAAGATGGAATGTGCCAAAAGTAGTGAAAAAAGCAGCAATGATATTTACAGTCTCTCATTATGAACAGAAAAGGATTGTTCAGCATTTCAATATGAAAGATGATGCTGTTCAAGTGGTGTATAACGGTGTAGCCAATCATTTTAAGGTAGAATCTCCAGAAAAACAGGAAATTATTCGCAATAAATACAATTTACCTAAGGCATTCATTCTATTTCTGGGAAATACAGATCCTAAGAAAAATCTCAAAGGAGTGTTAAAAAGTTTAGCCATTCTTGATAAAAAAAAGGTGGATTATCCGGACATAGTAATGCCAGACTTTGGCAAAGAAGTACTGGTAAGTATGTTGAATGAGATTAAGGCGCCTCAACTGCTTTCAAAAATTCACCTGACCGGTTATATTCCCAACGAAGATTTACCTGCCATATACAGTCAGGCTAAAGTATTTTTATACCCTTCATTAAGAGAGAGTTTTGGCCTCCCTATTTTGGAAGGAATGGCATGTGGTTGTCCAGTAATCACCGCTAACACCTCCTCTATGCCGGAAGTTGCAGGTGATGCTGCCATTATTGTTGACCCCTTTGACCCTTCGGCTATTAGTGCCGGCATAGAGAAGATATTGTCAGACGAAGTCCTTAGAAAAGAACTTATCAGTAAAGGCTATGATAGACCCCCATTTTTTGACTATAAAAAAGGGGCATTGGACACACTCACTGCCTATAAAAAAATCCATGCTACACAATGACTGATAAGAAATATTGGCTTACCGGTGGTTTTTTCACCATGATGCACCGAGGTGTAGATTTTGTTCTTGGCTTCATCGGTTTTATGCTTCTTGTGAGGGTATTTAGTCCTGAGGAATTTGGGATTTGGGTTTTACTTATCACCATAGTTGCAATAATTGATATGGCTAGAAATGGTTTCATTCAAAATGGAATGATCAAATTTCTAGTAGGAAAAGAAAAGGCTATTCAAGCAAAAATACAAACCGCTTCAGTATGGCTAAACACGGCATTAACCTTGATATTGGTTTTCTTATTGTGGATTTTGGCTGGGCCTCTAGAAAAATTATTAAATGCTAATGGTTTAGCTGACCTAATAAAAATTCATTCCTTGATCCTTCCGGTATTGATTTTACATACACACAATATGGTATTGATGCAGGCAAAGTACGATTTCCAAGCTTATTTTTGGGCAGGCATAAGTAAAAGCCTGCCATTCTTTTTGGTGATTTTATTTGGCTATTTTTTAGACATAAAACTCAGTCTGATTGAACTGGCCTGGTATCAAAACTTGGCTTTTTTATTAGCCACAATTATGTCAGTTTATCAGGTCAGAAATTATTTAAAAATTCGTCTAAAAGCACAAAAATATTGGCTGAAAAGGATTTTTCACTTTGGAAAATATGTCTTCGGAACCAATTTAGTATCCATGTTAACCAATAGCTTGGACAAATTTTTATTAGGAGCTTTATTGTCTCCTGTACAAGTAGCCATGGCCAATACAGCAGGGAGGGTTTTGAATATGATTGAAATTCCTGTGAATTCTATAGCTTCTATTAGTTACCCAAAAGCAGCTGAAGCTCACGATAAAAAGCAAAGCAAAATGGTTGGTGAAATCTATGAAAAGACATTGGGGATGATGTTAAGTCTCACCATTCCTTTTTGGTTATTTTGTATGCTCTTCGCCCATTATATTGTCTTGCTGATAGCAGGAGAAGCTTATTTAGATGCCGTCCCATTTTTGAGAATCATGTCATTTATGGCACTAATTAAGCCTTTTGACAGACAATCCGGAGTATTTCTAGATGCCATAGGTAAACCATTTTTTAATATGATTATGGTTTTCGGTACTTTCGTTTATGGAGCTATATTCAGCTATCTTTTCATCCAATGGTTTGGTTTAATGGGAGCTGCCTATGGCTTAATTCTTGCCTTGTTCACCACTTCAATAATAAAATTTATCATCTTAAATAAATTCGTTGACATACGAATTGGGCAATGTTGGATAAAAGCTTTTGAAAATTATCCCATTATGATCGAAACACTAAAAGATAAAGTGAAAAATAAATCCTGAAAACCATTAAAAAATTATTCCCAATCTTTTTCAAGGTGCTTAAACTCATGTCTGCGCTGTTTCCATAAAACATCAATCTCCGTAATTTCATTATGGCTAGTAGCCATAAAATCCTTACTCGCCTTTCTAATATTGAGCATTCCTGAAATTTGGCCTAACACAAATAAGGGGATTTTAGGAATAGCCTGTAATACTTTCATCGGTGTTTTATTGAATAGCAATAACAATAAAAAGGCGAGTGCAAACAACATTAAACTTCCAGTCAACAGAAAGAAATAAATCCAGTTGATAAACAAGGCAATTATAGCTAAGAGCCCACTAAGACCTACCAACACCACCATAGGTGGCATAGCTGTCATCATGGCAAAATATACTCGGTTCCAATCCATTTTCAATAGCCCTTTACCTATTAATTTCAGGTTTTCAGGAAGCTGTCCAAAGTAGCTGTTGAGCCACCTCCCCCTTTGCCTTCCGATTTGTTCGGCTCCTGTAATTTTCTCATCAAATACTATAGCCGCTCCTGCATAGGCAATTATATACCCTTGGTCAACCAGTTCAGATTGCAAAGATTTATCCTCTGCTACAACTACCCCCTTTTTTTCTAAAATCAATAACTCTTTGGCAATATTTTCTTCATACAGATTTTTCTCAATGGACATACCGGAACCGGCGATTGTAGAAGAGGAACCCAATTGAAAAGGAAGATTTCTGACAGCAAAGTCATAGTAATACTCTCCAAGTGCATCCAAAGAGGCATAGGTACCTTCAATATTTTTTGCAATTCTTTTCCCTTGCACAGCATTAAAACCATTGGCGTGATACTTACTGATTACGCGTAAAAAATGTGATGGAACAAGGTTATCCGGATCAAAAACAACCACATGGCTATGTCTTGTTTTCATTTCTTTTAAAACCAAGCCTAAAGAGGCCACCTTACTATTAAGAAATGGCCGGGGTTGGTAGATGGTCAGCTTTTCATGTGTCATTACATCCAATTCCCCTTCAATTCCATCTGCCACCAAATAAATATGGTAATTGCGATAATCTTGTGCAAGCAAGGCCCTCACCAACGGCCATGCAATGTCTTTTTCTTTATAAACTGTGATAACGCAAGCAAAGTCTGCCGTTAGTTCCGCTTCCTTTAATTTAAATTTACCTCCTAAAAATGATATAAAAGTACTTAATAAAGGAAACAAAAGATAAAAGCTACAAATACAGGAAATAATAATAAATAAGATCAAAGCTTCAAAAATTAAGGATTGTTATAAACCTAAATTTAAGCTTTCCAATGCGGAAAACATTGATTATTTTAGAAAAAAAACAGCTTTTATGGAGGATTTTTCAAATCTTACGCTTGATAAGGTTACCATTGTTATGACCAGCATGTCCAGATGGGACGGTGAGTTTTCTTCTGCTTCTTGGTCACTAGCCAAAACTTTTGCCCAAAACCAAAAGGTAATTTATGTGGATTATCCATTTACCTTGCTTGATTATATGAAGGAGCGTAAAAAACCCTCCGTTGTCGCTAGAAAAAAGGCCTTGATTAATGGAACAGAAAGTCTTAAACCACTTACCCAATTTAGTCCTTTACTCTATACCCTTTGTCCACCATTAATGCTTCCAATAAACTGGTTACCCTCCGGTAAGCTCTATAATTACTTCTCAAAATGGAATGACAGAAGGTTGGCAGGGGCCATAAAAAAGGCCATAAAAGCGTTAAACGAAGAGGACTTTATCTTTTTTAATTCCTTTAATCCGCTTTATTTAAGCAAATTACCAAGTAATTTTAAACCATTGGCTTTTGTTTATCAATCTAGGGATAATATTAGGGCACTGGAACCCTACTTAAGAAAACATGGGGCAGGAAAAGAAATTGAAGCTGTAAAAAATGCAGATCTCAGCCTGGTAACTTCCCGGATGCTCCAAAAAGATTTAGAAAGTCTATCAGGAAAAAAAGTAGCCTATTTTCCAAATGCAGCGGATTTTGATTTGTTTAAAACAGCTTATGATGAAGTTGTGAAAATCCCGGAAGACCTCAAAGATATTCCTCGTCCTATAATTGGCTACACGGGTAATATTTGTCACCGCTTGGATTACAATTTGATTGAAAGTATTTGTAAAAATAATCCTGATAAAAGTGTCGTAATGGTAGGCCCTAGAAATCACCAAGGGCATACTCAAATTGATTTGGATAAAATTCCCAACCTATTCTTTACCGGACCAAAGAAAATTGAACAACTTCCTCAATATCTGGCCCATTTTCAATTATTGATATTGCCTTTTCTTTGCAATGAGATTACCAAAAGTATCTATCCTCTTAAAATCAATGAATACTTAGCATCCGGAAAGCCAATAGTTGCTACGCCTTTTTCAGAAGACATACAGTCATTTCACCCTTTAATTAGCCTTGAAAAAATACCTGAAAATTTTAATGAAGCTATACAAAAGGAATTGAATACTGATTCAGATCAAAAAGCAAAATCCAGGTACCTTGAGGCTTCAAAAAACACCTGGAAAGGAAGGGTAAAGTTATTTTGGCAATTACTCGGCGGTTAAAAGGTGGCAATGTTTAGCCTTTAACCGACAAAATTACAATTCCATTCCCCACACCATAACGTGTCCAATCATACAAAGACACTCTAAATAGTTCAATTTTATTATTATTAACGGTATTAAACATTTTCGCTTTGGAACAATGCAGGAATAGTTCGCAATAGTATTTTTATATCAAACCATATACTGAAATTTTTAACATAATCATTGTCAAGGCTTAATCGCTCTTCTTCAGACATAGCGCCCCTACCTCTTTTTTCAACTTGCCAAAGGCCGGTGATACCTGCAGGACCAAGAAATCTCAATGCATACTTGTCAGTGGTAATTTTTTCTGCTTCATATAAAGGCAATGGTCTATTTCCTACAAGGGACATATCACCTCTCAAGACATTCCACAATTGGGGTAGTTCATCAATACTAGTATTTCTAATAAATTTACCAATTTTTGTTACGCGAGGATCATCTTTAATTTTGATAAATGCTGCATCCTTATTACTGTCCTTTTTAGCCATGAGAATTTTTTCACAGACCATTTTATTGTCATCGTACATAGGTTGAAGACATCCACCACCAGCTTGCTCACAAAATTCGCAAAGCTCTTTTACCTCATTCACTAATTCTTTGGGTTTTACCTCCTCTTCTTCAATGGTCTCTTCTTCATTGTTGTACTGATTCAGATGCTTTAATTGCTGTAATTTTGCATCAGCATCAGGATCCATGGATCTAAATTTATAAAACTTAAAGATATTATACCCTGTCCCTACTCTATAAGAATAATAGAACACCGGTCCTCTAGACTCCAACTTAATTAAAATGGCTACAACTAAGAATAATGGCAACAAAACCAAAATAATAACTCCGGAAACTACAATATCAAAAACTCTTTTAATAAAAGGTGTCTTTGACTCTTTGAGGGTAGTATATTCTTGAGCTTTCTTATTCGTTGTAGGATGTTTCAACTGAAACTCCAGCCGGGATCTCAATTGTTTGGCTCTGATAGGTTTTAAGATAAAATCCGTAACCCCTGAAGAGATGGCATTAACAATATCTTCAGGAGTAGCTTTATCAACGATCATAAAAAAGGGCAAATTTCCGAAGCCCAATTTTTCTATGGTATTTTTCAAGGTTATTCCATGAACATCCATTAAAGAGGAATCACTAAGGATCATGCAGTACCCTTCCGGTGAACTAGAAAGTTGATTGTAAAAGATTATTCCATTAGAAAAAACATTGATGTCAAAAATTTCTCCTACAGCTTTATTTATCGCATCAATTACTTCTTGATCCTCAGAAATCAAAGCAATTTTTTTATTTTCTTTATTCATTTATTGAATCGATTGCAAATTTCCCTGTCCTCCTTAATATTGAATTTATTCGGGCTTCAAGCTCTTTAGGGTTAAAAGGTTTAACCATAAAATCATCTGCGCCCATGTTCAATATATCAATTTTCTTTTCAGAGGAGTCTGTAGCAGAAAGAACGATTAGAGGAATGGAAGAGAAAAATCCACTTGAACGAACCATTTCAACAAATTCCGCTCCACTAATTTCCGGCATGTTTAAATCACAAATAATTATATCAGGTAAATCACCCTCTTGCATACTTGCTATGGCATCTGCAGGTTTGTTGAATACCTTAACATCAAATTTACTTTTAAAATAATGCTGTATGATTAGAAGAACAGAGGGTTCGTCATCTATACCAAAAATCTTATACTTATTTTTCATAGTTGCAAAAATTCATAATACCTATTTAAATACTAATAAAGGTAAAAACGAACCTGCAAATAAAAAAAGGATTTAATATTTAATTTCCTTATTTAATAAAATGATATGTCAAAAATATAACTTATAATTTTACAATATTTACAAATTACAAAATATAGTATTCAAATAGCTAATTTTTGTATTTTAAACAAAAATAAAAAAAATAAAAAAGCATTGCTCTTTTTTCAAGAACAATGCCGTATTCAATCGCTTAGGGATGACTCAATCCTTAAACATTATCTTCTTTTAAAATAAGGTCAAAATATTTAATGGTCTCAACCAAGCCCTCCTTTAACTGGACTTTTGGTTCCCAGCCCAATTCTTTCCTGGCTAAATCAATAATTGGTTTTCTTTGCATGGGATCATCCTGTGGCAGCGGTAGAAATTTAAGCTTGCTTTTTGAACCGGTTAGTTCCAAGACATTTTCAGCCAATTCGAGCATGGTAAATTCTACTGGGTTACCAATATTAATTGGCCCAATTACATCATCAGAGCTGTTCATCAATTTATACATTCCAGAGATCAAATCGCTCACATATCCAAAACTCCTGGTTTGCATTCCATCTCCAAAGATGGTTATATCCTCCCCTTTCAATGCTTGGACAATAAAATTACTCACAACTCGACCATCAGATGGGTGCATTCTAGGTCCATAGGTATTGAATATTCGCATAACCTTAATGCTTAAATCATGCTGCCTATGGTAATCAAAAAATAATGTTTCCGCACATCTTTTTCCTTCATCATAACAGGCTCTAGGTCCGGTTACACTGACACTACCCTTATATGTTTCAGGTTGCGGATGTATCTCTGGGTCCCCGTAAACCTCACTGGTACTGGCCTGTAAAATTTTTATTTTAAGCCTTTTTGCAAGGCCTAACATATTGATGGCACCAATCACACTTGTTTTGGTGGTTTGAACAGGGTCGAATTGATAATGAACAGGACTAGCAGGACAGGCAAGATTATAAATCTCATCTACCTCAACATACAATGGAAGCGTTACATCGTGTCTTAAAAATTCAAAATTCTTATTCTCCAATAAATGGTGAATATTTCTTCTTCTACCTGTAAAAAGATTATCGGCACAAATTACTTCATTGCCCTCCTCTAAAAGTTTGTCACAAAGATGGCTACCCAAAAACCCGGCTCCACCTGTTACTAAAATCCTTTTCATTTTATCAAAATAATTAGTTAAAAACTTGAAGTCTAAAATTGCTGTTGTCTAAAATCCAAAAATAATAATATATTTCCCATTCAAATAACTTTTTCTAAATGATCCCAATAATATACTTAAATTTATCTATCAATTACTTAATTTAACCAATAAATCCATCAAAAACCTAAAACAAGATGAAACACAATCCATGTACATTTAAGTTT of the Cyclobacterium marinum DSM 745 genome contains:
- a CDS encoding UDP-glucuronic acid decarboxylase family protein, whose amino-acid sequence is MKRILVTGGAGFLGSHLCDKLLEEGNEVICADNLFTGRRRNIHHLLENKNFEFLRHDVTLPLYVEVDEIYNLACPASPVHYQFDPVQTTKTSVIGAINMLGLAKRLKIKILQASTSEVYGDPEIHPQPETYKGSVSVTGPRACYDEGKRCAETLFFDYHRQHDLSIKVMRIFNTYGPRMHPSDGRVVSNFIVQALKGEDITIFGDGMQTRSFGYVSDLISGMYKLMNSSDDVIGPINIGNPVEFTMLELAENVLELTGSKSKLKFLPLPQDDPMQRKPIIDLARKELGWEPKVQLKEGLVETIKYFDLILKEDNV